Proteins co-encoded in one Ensifer sp. PDNC004 genomic window:
- a CDS encoding hydroxymethylglutaryl-CoA lyase — protein sequence MSGAAARHVTIVEMAPRDGLQNESTLVPTTDKIRLVDMLSDCGYERIEVTSFVSPKWVPQMADAAEVMAGIRRRPGTRYAVLTPNMRGLEAALDAGADEVAIFASASETFSQKNINCSIAESIERFRPVAELCREKGLLLRGYVSCIVECPYEGAIAPASAARVAGLLDELGCYEISLGDTIGRGTPEAVDAMLAAVLERIPANRLAGHFHDTSGRALDNIAVALDRGLRVFDASAGGLGGCPYAPGAAGNVDTLAVNAFVTGKGFSTGLDVAKLEQAAAFARTLRTGS from the coding sequence ATGAGCGGAGCGGCGGCGCGGCATGTGACGATCGTCGAGATGGCGCCACGCGACGGGCTGCAGAACGAAAGCACGCTGGTCCCAACGACCGACAAGATCCGCCTCGTCGATATGCTTTCGGACTGCGGCTACGAGCGGATCGAGGTGACGAGCTTCGTCAGCCCGAAATGGGTGCCGCAGATGGCCGACGCTGCCGAGGTGATGGCTGGAATCCGCCGGCGCCCGGGCACCCGCTATGCGGTGCTGACGCCCAACATGCGCGGTCTTGAAGCCGCGCTTGATGCAGGCGCCGACGAGGTGGCGATCTTCGCGTCGGCTTCCGAGACGTTCTCGCAAAAAAACATCAATTGCTCGATTGCCGAAAGCATCGAGCGCTTCCGACCGGTTGCCGAACTGTGCCGGGAAAAGGGGCTTCTTCTGCGCGGCTATGTCAGTTGCATCGTCGAATGCCCCTATGAGGGTGCGATAGCACCGGCCAGTGCTGCCCGCGTTGCCGGTCTGCTCGACGAGCTCGGCTGCTACGAGATCAGCCTCGGGGACACCATTGGCCGCGGTACACCAGAGGCCGTGGATGCGATGCTGGCCGCGGTGCTGGAACGCATTCCGGCCAACAGGCTCGCCGGGCATTTTCACGACACATCCGGCCGCGCGCTCGATAACATTGCCGTGGCGCTCGACCGTGGCCTCAGGGTCTTCGACGCTTCGGCGGGCGGCCTCGGCGGCTGCCCCTATGCGCCGGGTGCTGCCGGCAATGTCGATACGCTCGCCGTCAACGCCTTCGTCACGGGCAAGGGCTTTTCGACCGGGCTGGACGTAGCAAAGCTCGAACAGGCGGCCGCCTTCGCGCGCACCTTGAGGACGGGATCATGA
- a CDS encoding isovaleryl-CoA dehydrogenase, translating into MFQGGLSFALGEDIDALRESVRRFATDRIAPLADETDRNNAFPMPLWREMGELGLLGITAGEEHGGAAMGYLAHCVAMEEISRASASIGLSYGAHSNLCVNQINRNGNDAQKARYLPKLISGEYVGALAMSEPGAGSDVVSMTLKADKRGDRYVLNGNKMWITNGPDADVLVVYAKTDPSAGPRGITAFLVEKGYAGFSTGQKLDKLGMRGSNTCELIFKDCEVPEENVLGSIGGGVRVLMSGLDYERVVLSAGPLGIMAACLDVVVPYLHERKQFGQAIGEFQLMQGKLADMYVTANAARAYVYAVAAACDRGETTRKDAAGCILYAAERATALALEAIQALGGNGYTNDYPAGRLLRDAKLYEIGAGTSEIRRMLIGRELFTETR; encoded by the coding sequence ATGTTTCAGGGCGGCTTGAGCTTTGCGCTTGGCGAGGACATCGACGCGTTGCGCGAGAGCGTGCGGCGCTTCGCAACGGACCGTATTGCGCCTTTGGCGGACGAGACCGATCGCAACAACGCCTTTCCGATGCCGCTCTGGCGCGAGATGGGCGAGCTTGGTCTGCTCGGCATTACCGCTGGCGAGGAGCACGGCGGTGCTGCCATGGGTTATCTCGCCCATTGCGTGGCGATGGAAGAGATCAGCCGCGCATCGGCCTCGATCGGCCTCAGCTACGGCGCCCATTCCAATCTCTGCGTCAACCAGATCAACCGCAACGGCAACGACGCCCAGAAGGCGCGTTACCTGCCGAAGCTGATTTCCGGCGAGTATGTCGGTGCGCTGGCGATGTCGGAGCCCGGCGCCGGTTCCGACGTCGTATCGATGACGCTGAAGGCCGATAAGCGTGGCGACCGCTATGTGCTCAACGGCAACAAGATGTGGATCACCAACGGCCCGGATGCCGACGTGCTCGTCGTCTACGCCAAGACCGATCCGAGCGCCGGCCCGCGCGGCATCACCGCCTTTCTCGTCGAGAAGGGCTATGCGGGATTTTCGACCGGCCAGAAGCTCGACAAGCTCGGCATGCGCGGCTCCAACACCTGCGAGCTGATCTTCAAGGACTGCGAAGTGCCGGAAGAAAACGTGCTCGGCAGCATCGGCGGCGGCGTGCGCGTGCTGATGTCGGGGCTCGACTATGAGCGCGTCGTGCTGTCGGCCGGGCCGTTGGGCATCATGGCCGCTTGCCTCGATGTGGTCGTCCCCTATCTGCATGAGCGCAAGCAGTTCGGCCAGGCGATCGGCGAGTTCCAGCTGATGCAGGGCAAGCTTGCCGACATGTATGTGACGGCGAATGCGGCGCGCGCCTATGTCTATGCGGTGGCGGCGGCCTGCGACCGCGGCGAGACCACGCGCAAGGATGCGGCTGGCTGCATTCTCTATGCGGCCGAAAGGGCGACGGCGCTGGCGCTCGAAGCGATCCAGGCGCTCGGCGGCAACGGGTATACCAACGACTACCCGGCGGGTCGCCTGCTGCGCGACGCCAAGCTCTACGAGATCGGCGCCGGCACCAGCGAGATCCGCCGCATGCTGATCGGGCGGGAGCTGTTTACCGAGACGCGGTAG
- a CDS encoding crotonase/enoyl-CoA hydratase family protein, which produces MTFETIRIETDARGVARLALALPQKHNALSSRMIGELTEAAEQLSADRSVRVVVLEGEGRSFCAGGDLGWMREQFDADRATRIAEATRLAMMFKALNEIAKPVIGRLHGNAFGGGVGLMSICDAAVASADAKFGLTETRLGLIPATISPYVVARIGEGKARPLFMSARLFGAEEARALGLTTTVVAADALDAAIEAEIEPYLAVAPEATGRAKRLARSLGAPITEETIAATIEQLADCWESDEAREGVGAFFDKREPTWRQ; this is translated from the coding sequence ATGACCTTCGAGACGATCCGGATCGAAACCGATGCGCGCGGCGTCGCGCGACTGGCGCTGGCATTGCCGCAGAAGCACAACGCGCTTTCGTCGCGGATGATCGGCGAACTGACCGAGGCGGCAGAACAGCTTTCGGCCGACCGTTCGGTCCGCGTCGTTGTCCTTGAGGGTGAAGGCCGCAGCTTCTGCGCCGGCGGCGATCTTGGCTGGATGCGCGAACAGTTTGATGCAGATAGGGCGACCCGCATTGCCGAGGCGACTCGGCTGGCGATGATGTTCAAGGCGCTGAACGAGATCGCAAAACCCGTGATCGGCCGCCTGCATGGCAATGCCTTTGGCGGCGGCGTTGGGCTGATGAGCATCTGCGATGCGGCGGTTGCCTCGGCCGACGCAAAGTTTGGTCTGACCGAAACGCGCCTCGGCCTGATCCCGGCAACCATCAGTCCCTATGTCGTTGCCCGCATCGGAGAGGGCAAGGCGCGGCCACTGTTCATGTCCGCCCGGCTATTCGGTGCGGAGGAGGCGCGCGCCTTGGGGCTCACCACCACCGTTGTTGCCGCCGACGCGCTGGACGCGGCGATTGAAGCTGAAATCGAGCCCTATCTGGCGGTCGCGCCGGAAGCTACCGGCCGGGCCAAACGGCTGGCCCGCTCACTTGGCGCCCCGATCACCGAAGAGACCATTGCCGCGACGATCGAACAGCTTGCCGATTGCTGGGAATCCGATGAGGCGCGTGAGGGCGTCGGCGCCTTCTTCGACAAGCGCGAGCCCACCTGGCGGCAATAG
- a CDS encoding acetyl/propionyl/methylcrotonyl-CoA carboxylase subunit alpha, with translation MFSKLLIANRGEIACRVMRTAKRLGIRTVAVYSDADVGALHVALADEAIRIGPAPALDSYLVAERIIAAAQSVGADAIHPGYGFLSENADFAEAVEAAGITFVGPSASAIRAMGLKDAAKALMEQSGVPVVPGYHGETQDPDFLAGEAANIGYPVLIKARAGGGGKGMRRVDSAADFPAALEAARREAEAAFGDGAVLIEKYLTKPRHIEVQVFGDRHGNILHLYERDCSLQRRHQKVIEEAPAPGMTAEVRRAMGDAAVRAAQAIGYVGAGTVEFIADVTDGLWPDQFYFMEMNTRLQVEHPVTEAITGIDLVEWQLRAAAGEALPKRQSEIAIDGWAFEARIYAEDPSRGFLPATGQLTTLSFPEDGVRVDAGVRQGDRITPFYDPLIAKLIVHGSNRSAALARLENALRACRIGGTVTNLDFLARLAAEPDFRAGHPDTGLIDRSVDRLSASPVPNDAALALAAIISTGALQPDGSADPWSSLGHWQIWGDANRNIAIEHLGGRTTVALAARGRDQFAVHTGTAALPVVILNRSADGARAEIAGAQQEFRFLREGEQITLFLNGETYVLRLPDALGAGHSSEVADDAVSAPMPGIVKLIRVRPGDAVEKGQALTVMEAMKMELTLSASRAGVVENVLVSEGEQVTAGAVLVMLQPESAE, from the coding sequence ATGTTTTCCAAACTCCTGATCGCCAATCGCGGTGAGATCGCCTGCCGGGTGATGCGCACCGCCAAGCGCCTCGGCATCCGCACGGTCGCCGTCTACTCCGATGCCGATGTCGGCGCGCTGCATGTAGCGCTTGCCGATGAGGCGATCCGCATCGGTCCGGCGCCGGCGCTCGACAGCTACCTTGTGGCTGAACGCATCATAGCGGCGGCGCAGTCCGTCGGCGCCGACGCCATTCATCCCGGCTATGGCTTCCTGTCGGAGAACGCCGACTTTGCCGAAGCCGTCGAGGCGGCTGGCATCACCTTCGTCGGACCGTCGGCGTCCGCCATTCGCGCCATGGGGCTGAAGGATGCCGCCAAGGCGCTGATGGAGCAATCCGGCGTGCCCGTGGTTCCTGGCTATCACGGCGAGACGCAGGATCCGGATTTCCTTGCCGGGGAAGCGGCGAACATCGGCTATCCCGTGCTGATCAAGGCGCGCGCCGGCGGCGGCGGCAAGGGCATGCGGCGGGTCGACAGCGCCGCCGATTTTCCGGCGGCACTGGAAGCGGCGCGTCGCGAGGCGGAAGCAGCCTTCGGCGACGGCGCGGTGCTGATCGAGAAATATCTGACCAAGCCGCGGCATATCGAGGTGCAGGTCTTCGGTGATCGACACGGCAACATCCTGCATCTTTACGAGCGCGACTGCTCGCTGCAGCGCCGCCACCAGAAGGTGATCGAGGAAGCGCCGGCGCCGGGAATGACCGCGGAAGTGCGGCGTGCCATGGGTGACGCGGCCGTTCGCGCGGCGCAGGCGATCGGCTATGTCGGCGCGGGCACCGTCGAGTTCATCGCCGACGTGACCGACGGACTTTGGCCGGATCAATTCTACTTCATGGAAATGAACACCCGGCTGCAGGTGGAGCATCCGGTCACCGAGGCGATCACCGGTATCGACCTCGTCGAGTGGCAGCTGCGCGCTGCTGCCGGCGAAGCGCTGCCGAAACGCCAGAGCGAGATCGCCATCGATGGCTGGGCCTTCGAGGCCCGCATCTATGCGGAAGATCCGTCGCGCGGTTTCCTGCCGGCGACCGGGCAACTGACGACCTTGAGCTTCCCGGAGGACGGCGTCCGCGTTGATGCCGGTGTCCGGCAGGGAGACAGGATCACGCCGTTCTACGATCCGTTGATCGCCAAGCTGATCGTGCACGGCTCCAATCGCTCGGCGGCGCTGGCCAGGCTCGAGAACGCGCTCAGGGCCTGCCGCATCGGTGGGACGGTCACCAATCTCGATTTTCTGGCCCGCCTCGCGGCCGAACCGGATTTTCGTGCCGGACATCCCGATACCGGCCTGATCGACCGTTCGGTCGATCGGCTTTCGGCGTCGCCGGTGCCGAACGATGCGGCCCTGGCGCTTGCAGCCATCATTTCGACCGGCGCCTTACAGCCGGACGGATCGGCCGATCCCTGGTCTTCGCTCGGCCACTGGCAGATCTGGGGTGACGCCAACCGCAACATCGCGATCGAGCACCTGGGCGGACGGACGACCGTGGCGCTGGCTGCGCGCGGCCGGGATCAGTTCGCCGTTCACACCGGGACGGCTGCGTTGCCGGTCGTGATCCTCAATCGCTCGGCCGATGGCGCCCGTGCGGAAATCGCCGGGGCGCAGCAGGAGTTCCGCTTCCTGCGCGAAGGCGAGCAGATCACGCTGTTCCTGAACGGCGAGACCTATGTGCTTCGCTTGCCGGACGCGCTTGGTGCGGGCCATTCCAGCGAGGTCGCCGACGACGCGGTGTCGGCGCCGATGCCCGGCATCGTCAAGCTGATCCGGGTTCGCCCCGGGGATGCCGTCGAGAAGGGCCAGGCGCTTACCGTCATGGAAGCGATGAAGATGGAACTCACGCTGTCGGCCTCGCGGGCTGGCGTGGTCGAGAACGTGCTGGTCAGCGAAGGCGAGCAGGTGACCGCCGGCGCCGTGCTGGTGATGCTCCAGCCGGAGAGCGCGGAATGA
- a CDS encoding carboxyl transferase domain-containing protein → MTVLKSHISPSSDTFKANQAAMAEAIATVEDAVKVSAAGGGDAARERHVSRGKLLPRDRVANLIDPATPFLEVGMTAAHGMYNGDAPAAGLITGIGRVSGRECMIVCNDPTVKGGTYYPLTVKKHLRAQEIAAENNLPCIYLVDSGGANLPNQDEVFPDRDHFGRIFYNQANMSAAGIPQIAVVMGSCTAGGAYVPAMSDETIIVEGQGTIFLAGPPLVRAATGEVVSAEDLGGADVHTRLSGVADHLARDDAHALALARRAVSALNRHKPLTVELATPEPPLYDPQEIAGIVPSDLRTPYDIREVIARTVDGSRFDEFKARYGTTLVCGFAHVHGIPVGIIANNGVLFSESALKGAHFVELCAQRKIPLVFLQNITGFMVGRKYETEGIAKHGAKLVTAVATARVPKVTMLVGGSFGAGNYGMCGRAFSPRFLWTWPNSRISVMGGEQAAGVLTTVRSEALKRAGTPWNDEDEARFRQPILDLFERQSHPLYASARLWDDGVVDPRKTRDVLGLSLSAALNAPIEDTRFGLFRM, encoded by the coding sequence ATGACCGTTCTGAAATCTCACATTTCTCCGTCCTCCGATACGTTCAAGGCAAACCAGGCGGCCATGGCGGAGGCGATCGCGACTGTCGAAGACGCGGTGAAGGTGTCCGCAGCCGGTGGTGGCGACGCGGCGCGCGAACGCCATGTCAGCCGCGGCAAGCTCCTGCCGCGCGATCGCGTCGCCAACCTCATCGACCCGGCGACGCCCTTCCTCGAAGTCGGGATGACGGCGGCGCACGGCATGTACAATGGCGATGCACCCGCCGCCGGGCTGATCACCGGCATCGGCCGGGTGTCGGGCCGCGAATGCATGATCGTCTGCAACGATCCGACCGTCAAAGGCGGCACTTACTATCCGCTGACGGTGAAGAAGCACCTGCGTGCGCAGGAGATTGCTGCAGAAAACAATCTGCCCTGCATCTACCTCGTCGATTCCGGTGGCGCCAACCTGCCGAACCAGGACGAGGTCTTTCCAGACCGGGACCACTTCGGCCGGATCTTCTATAACCAGGCCAACATGTCGGCTGCCGGCATCCCGCAGATCGCCGTGGTGATGGGCTCGTGCACGGCGGGTGGCGCCTATGTGCCGGCCATGTCGGACGAGACGATCATCGTCGAAGGCCAGGGCACGATCTTTCTCGCCGGGCCGCCGCTCGTGCGCGCCGCGACAGGCGAAGTCGTCTCGGCGGAGGATCTCGGCGGCGCCGACGTGCACACGCGCCTCTCCGGTGTGGCCGATCATCTGGCGCGCGACGACGCCCATGCGCTGGCGCTTGCGCGCCGGGCTGTTTCGGCGCTCAACCGGCATAAGCCTTTGACGGTCGAGCTCGCGACACCGGAGCCGCCGCTCTATGATCCGCAGGAAATCGCCGGCATCGTGCCGTCCGACCTGCGCACGCCCTACGATATCCGCGAGGTGATCGCCCGCACCGTCGACGGTTCTCGCTTCGACGAGTTCAAGGCGCGCTACGGCACGACGCTCGTCTGCGGCTTTGCCCATGTGCACGGCATTCCGGTCGGCATCATCGCCAACAATGGGGTTCTGTTTTCGGAATCGGCGTTGAAGGGCGCGCATTTCGTCGAGCTCTGCGCTCAGCGCAAGATACCGCTCGTCTTCCTGCAGAATATCACCGGTTTCATGGTCGGGCGGAAATACGAAACCGAAGGTATCGCCAAGCATGGGGCCAAGCTGGTGACGGCGGTGGCGACGGCGCGGGTGCCGAAGGTGACCATGCTGGTCGGCGGCTCGTTCGGGGCCGGCAATTACGGCATGTGCGGCCGGGCGTTTTCGCCGCGGTTCCTGTGGACCTGGCCGAACAGCCGCATCTCGGTCATGGGCGGCGAACAGGCGGCCGGCGTGTTGACGACCGTTCGCAGCGAAGCGCTGAAGCGGGCCGGCACGCCCTGGAACGACGAGGACGAGGCGCGTTTCCGCCAGCCCATCCTCGATCTCTTCGAACGCCAGAGCCATCCGCTCTATGCCTCGGCCAGACTTTGGGACGACGGCGTCGTAGATCCGCGCAAGACGCGCGACGTGCTCGGCCTGTCGCTGTCGGCGGCGCTGAATGCGCCGATCGAAGACACGCGCTTCGGCCTCTTCAGGATGTAG
- a CDS encoding RidA family protein yields the protein MKRDNINAPNAPQPRGGYSQAVRLENFERLLFISGQVPLTPEDALPEGFEAQARQVWANIDAQLAAAGMTKADIVKVTVLLADRQYAMANRAARAEYLGPLAPAMTVAIAGIFDAGWLLEIDVIAAQ from the coding sequence ATGAAACGCGACAACATCAATGCCCCGAACGCACCGCAGCCGCGCGGCGGTTATTCGCAGGCCGTTCGCCTGGAGAATTTCGAACGTCTGCTCTTTATCAGCGGCCAGGTGCCGCTGACGCCTGAAGACGCGCTGCCGGAGGGTTTCGAGGCGCAGGCGCGCCAGGTCTGGGCCAATATCGACGCGCAACTGGCCGCGGCGGGCATGACCAAGGCCGATATCGTCAAGGTAACGGTGCTGCTTGCCGACCGCCAATATGCCATGGCCAACCGCGCGGCCCGTGCCGAATATCTCGGTCCGCTCGCGCCGGCGATGACGGTTGCGATCGCCGGCATCTTCGATGCCGGCTGGTTGCTCGAAATCGATGTGATTGCAGCGCAGTAG
- a CDS encoding antitoxin Xre/MbcA/ParS toxin-binding domain-containing protein codes for MAAVGLNISTAHYGENHSSFLSARLVAERLGVTLAELAKLIGVARNTLTAKSSARKVDAALSGIVRILAMAGEMAGDDSRAVIWFKHQPIPGWAGKTAYDLVGEGKVDKVLAYLEAVRSGVYA; via the coding sequence ATGGCTGCCGTCGGTCTCAATATCTCCACCGCTCATTACGGCGAAAACCACTCGTCCTTCCTGTCCGCTCGGCTGGTCGCCGAACGCCTCGGTGTCACGCTTGCGGAACTGGCGAAGCTGATCGGTGTCGCACGCAACACGCTGACGGCGAAGTCGAGTGCCCGCAAGGTCGATGCGGCCTTGAGCGGCATTGTTCGTATCCTCGCCATGGCCGGCGAAATGGCGGGCGACGACAGTCGCGCCGTCATCTGGTTCAAGCACCAGCCGATCCCAGGCTGGGCCGGCAAGACCGCCTATGACCTCGTCGGCGAGGGCAAGGTCGACAAGGTGCTCGCTTATCTCGAAGCCGTGCGCTCCGGTGTCTACGCCTGA